In Leifsonia sp. ZF2019, a genomic segment contains:
- the dapC gene encoding succinyldiaminopimelate transaminase: MALKELPEYPWDQMTPYAERARAHAGGIVDLSIGSPVDETPALIRAALAEATDAHAYPQTVGTPALREAIVGWFARRRGVPGLTVDNVLPTIGSKELVAFLPFLLGLGEGDVVVHPRAAYPTYAIGAAMAGAETLASDDPAEWPQNTRLIWLNSPGNPDGRVLSVDDLRAAVERARELGAYLASDECYAELGWDAPWDAERIPSVLDPRVIGDDRRNILAVYSLSKQSNLAGYRAAFVAGCRTVVGRLTTVRKHAGLMLPSPLQAAMVVALGDDAHVATQRERYRARRELLKPALEAAGFRVDHSEAGLYLWATEGRDAWESIGRLADLGILAGPGHFYGDHYPEHVRLSLTATDERIAAAAERLRTFGDSL, translated from the coding sequence GTGGCGCTGAAAGAACTCCCGGAGTACCCCTGGGATCAGATGACGCCGTACGCGGAGCGCGCCCGTGCGCACGCCGGCGGAATCGTCGACCTCTCGATCGGCTCGCCGGTCGACGAGACCCCCGCGCTCATCCGTGCCGCGCTCGCCGAGGCGACCGACGCGCACGCCTACCCGCAGACGGTCGGCACCCCGGCGCTGCGGGAGGCCATCGTGGGGTGGTTCGCCCGTCGCCGCGGGGTCCCCGGCCTCACCGTCGACAACGTGCTCCCGACCATCGGGTCGAAGGAGCTCGTCGCGTTCCTGCCGTTCCTGCTCGGACTGGGGGAGGGCGACGTCGTCGTGCATCCGCGCGCGGCGTACCCGACCTACGCCATCGGGGCCGCGATGGCCGGGGCGGAGACCCTGGCGAGCGACGACCCGGCCGAATGGCCGCAGAACACGCGCCTGATCTGGCTGAACAGTCCCGGGAACCCCGACGGGCGGGTGCTGTCGGTCGACGACCTGCGCGCGGCCGTCGAGCGGGCCCGGGAACTCGGCGCCTACCTCGCGAGCGACGAGTGCTACGCCGAGCTGGGCTGGGACGCCCCGTGGGACGCCGAGCGCATCCCGAGCGTCCTCGATCCGCGGGTGATCGGGGACGACCGTCGCAACATCCTCGCCGTCTACTCCCTCAGCAAGCAGTCGAACCTCGCGGGCTACCGGGCGGCGTTCGTCGCCGGCTGCCGCACCGTGGTCGGGAGGCTGACCACCGTGCGCAAGCACGCGGGTCTGATGCTTCCCTCGCCGCTCCAGGCCGCCATGGTCGTCGCCCTGGGCGACGACGCCCATGTGGCGACGCAGCGCGAACGCTACCGCGCGCGTCGCGAGCTGCTGAAGCCCGCTCTCGAGGCGGCCGGCTTCCGCGTCGATCACAGCGAGGCGGGCCTGTACCTGTGGGCGACGGAGGGCCGCGACGCCTGGGAGAGCATCGGCCGGCTGGCCGACCTCGGCATCCTCGCCGGCCCCGGCCACTTCTACGGCGACCACTATCCCGAGCACGTGCGGCTCTCCCTCACCGCGACGGATGAGCGCATCGCCGCGGCCGCAGAGCGTCTCCGCACATTTGGAGACTCCCTCTAA
- the fdxA gene encoding ferredoxin, with protein sequence MTYVIALPCVDVKDRACIDECPVDCIYEGERSLYIHPDECVDCGACEPVCPVEAIYYEDDLPEEWADYYKANVEFFDDIGSPGGAAKVGVIAKDHPLISALPPQAH encoded by the coding sequence GTGACCTATGTCATCGCCCTCCCGTGCGTCGACGTCAAAGACCGCGCGTGCATCGACGAATGCCCGGTCGACTGCATCTACGAGGGTGAACGGTCGCTCTACATCCACCCGGACGAGTGCGTCGACTGCGGCGCCTGTGAGCCCGTGTGCCCCGTCGAGGCCATCTACTACGAGGACGACCTCCCCGAGGAGTGGGCGGACTACTACAAGGCCAACGTCGAGTTCTTCGACGACATCGGCTCACCCGGCGGCGCGGCCAAGGTCGGCGTGATCGCCAAGGATCACCCGTTGATCTCCGCCCTGCCGCCGCAGGCGCACTGA
- the efeU gene encoding iron uptake transporter permease EfeU, translated as MLANYLIGLREGLEMALIVTILIAYVVKVGRKDVLSKLWIGVGIALVVPLGIGALLTWGPYGLSFQAQEIVGGGLSVVAVAFVTWMIFWMGKTARSMKSLLHERLDSVLVGAGWGVVILAMLSVGREGIETALFVWATVDSAGGSWEPFVGALLGLLTAGVLGFLLYRGMVRINLGTFFAWTGAFLILVAGGVLAYGVGDLQEAGVIPGAGIHAYDISAAIPASSWYGTVLAGVINFNPSPTWFQVIAWFGYIIVVSFFYIRAQRAAHRPPAASGAPGQAAGTPVAS; from the coding sequence GTGCTCGCGAACTATCTGATCGGCCTCCGCGAAGGCCTCGAGATGGCGCTCATCGTCACCATCCTCATCGCCTACGTCGTCAAAGTCGGCCGGAAGGACGTGCTCTCCAAGCTCTGGATCGGCGTCGGCATCGCCCTCGTCGTCCCGCTCGGCATCGGAGCCCTGCTGACCTGGGGCCCCTACGGCCTGAGCTTCCAGGCGCAGGAGATCGTCGGCGGCGGGCTCTCGGTGGTCGCGGTCGCGTTCGTGACGTGGATGATCTTCTGGATGGGCAAGACCGCCCGGTCGATGAAGTCCCTGCTGCACGAGCGACTCGACTCGGTGCTGGTGGGCGCGGGATGGGGGGTCGTGATCCTGGCCATGCTCAGCGTGGGCCGCGAAGGCATCGAGACCGCGCTCTTCGTGTGGGCCACCGTCGACAGCGCGGGCGGCAGCTGGGAGCCGTTCGTCGGCGCGCTGCTCGGCCTGCTGACCGCCGGAGTGCTCGGCTTCCTCCTCTACCGCGGCATGGTCCGCATCAACCTCGGCACCTTCTTCGCCTGGACGGGCGCGTTCCTCATCCTCGTCGCGGGCGGCGTGCTGGCGTACGGCGTCGGCGACCTGCAGGAGGCCGGCGTGATCCCCGGCGCGGGCATCCACGCCTACGACATCAGCGCCGCCATCCCGGCCTCCAGCTGGTACGGCACCGTGCTCGCCGGTGTGATCAACTTCAACCCGTCCCCGACCTGGTTCCAGGTCATCGCCTGGTTCGGCTACATCATCGTCGTCTCGTTCTTCTACATCCGCGCCCAGCGCGCCGCCCACCGCCCGCCGGCGGCCTCCGGAGCCCCCGGCCAAGCGGCGGGCACCCCCGTCGCCTCCTGA
- the efeO gene encoding iron uptake system protein EfeO, with protein sequence MARYRPLGVIAGSIAGAAALAAALTGCVPNTATAEAEAISVTLDDDACTVSTATAPSGPVTFQVTNKGTDVNEFEVLAQDKLRIAGEKENIGPGTTVNYVVQLAEGDYFTACKKGMVGSPTSVTAFTVTKGSGDTKTASESKQVAQAVTNYTSYVKDQAGQLLTATKAFAASYESGDDAAAQAQYPAARMFYERIEPTAEQFGDIDPALDLREADLEQGQDWTGWHRIEKDLWAPAGFTPSDAAGRKVLGDQLVADTQKLYDLVYAKDFTLTLDQISNGASGLMEEVSRSKITGEEETFSHTDLWDFKANVEGAEVAYGTVRDILLEKGSTGKSAAKTLDTEFAAIDKLLAQYTSGDGYVSYTQLTTEQVKELSDEVNALSEPLSQLTSILVK encoded by the coding sequence ATGGCTCGATACCGTCCACTCGGCGTGATCGCCGGCAGCATCGCCGGCGCCGCCGCCCTCGCCGCCGCCCTCACCGGCTGCGTCCCCAACACGGCGACCGCCGAGGCCGAGGCGATCTCCGTCACGCTCGACGACGACGCCTGCACCGTGTCGACCGCGACGGCACCGTCCGGCCCCGTCACCTTCCAGGTCACCAACAAGGGCACCGACGTCAACGAGTTCGAGGTGCTCGCGCAGGACAAGCTCCGCATCGCGGGCGAGAAGGAGAACATCGGCCCGGGCACGACGGTCAACTACGTCGTGCAGCTCGCCGAGGGCGACTACTTCACGGCCTGCAAGAAGGGCATGGTCGGCAGCCCGACCTCCGTCACCGCGTTCACCGTGACCAAGGGATCGGGTGACACGAAGACCGCGAGCGAGAGCAAGCAGGTCGCCCAGGCGGTCACCAACTACACCAGCTATGTCAAGGACCAGGCGGGTCAGCTCCTCACCGCGACGAAGGCGTTCGCCGCCTCGTACGAGAGCGGCGACGACGCGGCGGCGCAGGCGCAGTATCCGGCCGCGCGCATGTTCTACGAGCGCATCGAGCCTACGGCCGAGCAGTTCGGCGACATCGACCCGGCGCTCGACCTGCGCGAGGCGGACCTCGAGCAGGGTCAGGACTGGACCGGCTGGCACCGCATCGAGAAGGACCTCTGGGCTCCGGCCGGGTTCACCCCGTCCGACGCCGCCGGGCGCAAGGTGCTCGGCGATCAGCTCGTCGCCGACACCCAGAAGCTCTACGACCTCGTGTACGCCAAGGACTTCACCCTCACGCTCGACCAGATCTCCAACGGCGCCAGCGGCCTGATGGAGGAGGTCTCGCGCAGCAAGATCACCGGTGAGGAGGAGACCTTCTCGCACACCGACCTGTGGGACTTCAAAGCGAACGTGGAGGGCGCGGAGGTCGCGTACGGCACCGTCCGTGACATCCTGTTGGAGAAGGGCAGCACCGGGAAGAGCGCCGCGAAGACGCTCGACACGGAGTTCGCCGCCATCGACAAGCTCCTCGCCCAGTACACCTCGGGCGACGGCTACGTCAGCTACACCCAGCTCACGACCGAGCAGGTGAAGGAGCTCTCCGACGAGGTGAACGCCCTCAGCGAGCCGCTGAGCCAGCTGACATCGATCCTCGTCAAGTAG
- the efeB gene encoding iron uptake transporter deferrochelatase/peroxidase subunit — protein sequence MSEETPAERPGSAEDPGRSGLSRRGLLGLAGLGVGAGVVGFGAGIAVDRAASGAQAATSAVYPFYGEHQAGITTPVQDRLHFAAFDVAPGLDRYGLIELLRDWTVAAARMSQGKAAGTYGPASGPSDQPPDDTGEALDLPPGGLTLTFGFGPTLFTAADGRDRFGIASKRPDALVDLPHFPGDALVDAASGGDLCIQACSEDPQVAVHAIRNLSRIAFGRAAIRWSQLGFGRTSSTSRSQVTPRNLFGFKDGTANIKSEDQKVVEDQVWAAGSDGASWMAGGSYLVARKIRMVIENWDRQQLGEQERIIGRDKGEGAPLSGGTEFSDPNFLALASDGGTKIDPDSHVRLAHPTMNDGAQLLRRGYNFVDGNDDLGRLNAGLFFIAFQRDPRRQFIPIQTRLSRSDLLNEYLKHVGSGVFAVPPGATEGSYVGAGLFT from the coding sequence GTGAGCGAGGAAACACCCGCCGAACGCCCGGGGTCCGCCGAGGACCCCGGGCGGTCCGGACTGTCCCGGCGTGGGCTACTCGGCCTGGCCGGGCTCGGAGTCGGCGCCGGGGTCGTCGGATTCGGCGCCGGGATCGCGGTCGATCGCGCGGCCTCGGGCGCCCAGGCCGCCACCAGCGCCGTCTACCCGTTCTACGGAGAGCACCAGGCGGGGATCACGACGCCCGTGCAGGACCGCCTCCACTTCGCCGCGTTCGACGTCGCCCCCGGGCTCGACCGTTACGGCCTGATCGAGCTGCTGCGCGACTGGACGGTGGCCGCTGCTCGGATGAGCCAGGGCAAGGCCGCCGGCACGTACGGCCCGGCCTCGGGCCCGTCGGACCAGCCCCCGGATGACACGGGCGAGGCCCTCGACCTGCCGCCCGGGGGGCTCACCCTCACCTTCGGCTTCGGGCCGACCCTCTTCACCGCGGCCGACGGCCGGGACCGGTTCGGGATCGCGTCGAAGCGTCCGGACGCACTCGTCGATCTCCCCCACTTCCCCGGCGACGCTCTCGTCGACGCGGCCAGCGGGGGCGACCTCTGCATCCAGGCCTGCAGCGAGGACCCGCAGGTCGCCGTGCACGCCATCCGCAACCTGTCGCGCATCGCCTTCGGGCGGGCGGCGATCCGGTGGTCGCAGCTCGGCTTCGGCCGCACCTCCTCCACCTCCCGCAGCCAGGTGACGCCGCGCAACCTGTTCGGCTTCAAGGACGGCACCGCGAACATCAAGTCCGAGGACCAGAAGGTGGTCGAGGACCAGGTGTGGGCCGCCGGCTCCGACGGCGCCTCCTGGATGGCGGGCGGCTCGTACCTCGTCGCCCGGAAGATCCGCATGGTCATCGAGAACTGGGACCGCCAGCAGCTCGGCGAGCAGGAGCGCATCATCGGCCGCGACAAAGGCGAGGGCGCCCCGCTCTCGGGAGGCACGGAGTTCAGCGACCCGAACTTCCTCGCGCTCGCCTCCGACGGCGGCACGAAGATCGACCCGGACTCGCACGTCCGCCTCGCACACCCCACGATGAACGACGGCGCCCAGCTGCTGCGCCGCGGCTACAACTTCGTGGACGGCAACGACGACCTGGGCCGGCTCAACGCCGGGCTGTTCTTCATCGCGTTCCAGCGCGACCCGCGCAGACAGTTCATCCCCATCCAGACCCGGCTCTCCCGCAGCGACCTGCTGAACGAGTACCTCAAGCACGTCGGCTCCGGCGTCTTCGCCGTGCCTCCCGGCGCGACCGAGGGATCCTACGTGGGCGCCGGGCTCTTCACGTAG
- the typA gene encoding translational GTPase TypA has protein sequence MSENAVAHRDDLRNVAIVAHVDHGKTTLVDAMLRQTNSFGDHEHVEERAMDSNELEREKGITILAKNTAISYKGKHATNGPITINVIDTPGHADFGGEVERGLSMVDGVVLLVDSSEGPLPQTRFVLRKALEAKLPVILAVNKTDRGDARIEEVVGESQDLLLGLASDLADDVPDLDLDAILDVPVVYASGRAGAASRNQPANGELPDNDDLEPLFEAILEHIPAPSYDPEAPLQAHVTNLDASPFLGRLALLRIFNGTLRKGQTVAWVRHDGDVHNVRVTELLMTKALDRYPAESAGPGDIVAVAGFADIMIGDTLADPDDVRPLPAIHVDEPAISMTIGTNTSPLVGKVKGHKLTARMVKDRLDRELIGNVSLRVLDIGRPDAWEVQGRGELALAILVEQMRREGYELTVGKPQVVTKKVDGKTHEPYEHLTIDAPEEYLGAITQLLAARKGRMENMTNHGTGWVRMEFIVPSRGLIGFRTEFLTTTRGTGIANAIAHGYDEWAGQIVTRSNGSIVADRAGVVTPFAIIALQERMSFFVNPTEEVYEGMVIGENSRADDMDVNITKEKKLTNMRSSTADTFESMTPSRQLTLEECLEFAREDECVEVTPEAVRIRKVELDATARGRAAARLKRQDA, from the coding sequence ATGTCCGAGAACGCCGTCGCCCACCGCGACGATCTGCGCAATGTCGCGATCGTGGCCCACGTCGACCACGGCAAGACCACGCTGGTCGATGCCATGCTGCGCCAGACGAACTCGTTCGGCGACCACGAGCACGTCGAAGAGCGCGCGATGGACTCCAACGAGCTGGAGCGTGAGAAGGGCATCACGATCCTCGCCAAGAACACGGCGATCTCGTACAAGGGCAAGCACGCCACGAACGGCCCGATCACCATCAACGTGATCGACACCCCGGGCCACGCCGACTTCGGCGGCGAGGTCGAGCGCGGTCTGTCGATGGTCGACGGGGTCGTCCTGCTCGTCGACTCGAGCGAGGGCCCGCTCCCGCAGACCCGTTTCGTGCTGCGCAAGGCGCTCGAGGCCAAGCTGCCGGTCATCCTGGCCGTGAACAAGACCGACCGCGGCGACGCCCGCATCGAGGAGGTCGTCGGCGAGAGCCAGGACCTGCTCCTCGGACTCGCGAGCGACCTCGCGGACGACGTGCCCGATCTCGACCTCGACGCCATCCTCGACGTGCCCGTCGTGTACGCGTCCGGCCGCGCCGGCGCGGCGAGCCGCAATCAGCCGGCCAACGGCGAGCTGCCCGACAACGACGACCTCGAGCCGCTGTTCGAGGCCATCCTCGAGCACATCCCGGCACCGAGCTACGACCCCGAGGCGCCCCTGCAGGCGCACGTCACCAACCTCGACGCCTCGCCGTTCCTCGGCCGACTCGCGCTGCTCCGCATCTTCAACGGCACCCTCCGCAAGGGCCAGACCGTCGCCTGGGTGCGTCACGACGGCGACGTGCACAACGTCCGCGTCACGGAGCTGCTGATGACGAAGGCGCTCGACCGCTACCCGGCCGAGTCCGCGGGCCCGGGCGACATCGTCGCCGTCGCCGGCTTCGCCGACATCATGATCGGCGACACCCTGGCCGACCCGGACGACGTCCGTCCGCTTCCCGCCATCCACGTCGACGAGCCCGCGATCTCCATGACCATCGGCACCAACACGTCGCCTCTGGTCGGCAAGGTGAAGGGCCACAAGCTGACGGCCCGCATGGTCAAGGACCGCCTGGACCGTGAGCTCATCGGCAACGTGTCGCTGCGCGTTCTCGACATCGGCCGTCCGGACGCCTGGGAGGTGCAGGGCCGCGGCGAGCTCGCGCTGGCCATCCTCGTCGAGCAGATGCGCCGCGAGGGCTACGAGCTCACCGTCGGAAAGCCCCAGGTGGTCACCAAGAAGGTCGACGGCAAGACGCACGAGCCGTACGAGCACCTGACGATCGACGCCCCCGAGGAGTACCTCGGCGCGATCACCCAGCTGCTCGCCGCCCGCAAGGGACGCATGGAGAACATGACCAACCACGGCACCGGCTGGGTGCGCATGGAGTTCATCGTGCCGTCGCGCGGCCTCATCGGCTTCCGCACCGAGTTCCTCACCACCACGCGCGGCACCGGCATCGCGAACGCCATCGCGCACGGCTACGACGAGTGGGCCGGTCAGATCGTCACCCGCAGCAACGGCTCGATCGTGGCCGACCGTGCCGGCGTCGTGACGCCGTTCGCGATCATCGCGCTGCAGGAGCGCATGAGCTTCTTCGTGAACCCCACCGAGGAGGTCTACGAGGGCATGGTCATCGGCGAGAACTCGCGCGCCGACGACATGGACGTGAACATCACCAAGGAGAAGAAGCTCACCAACATGCGCTCCTCCACCGCCGACACGTTCGAGTCCATGACGCCGTCGCGTCAGCTGACCCTCGAGGAGTGCCTCGAGTTCGCCCGCGAGGACGAGTGCGTCGAGGTGACCCCGGAGGCCGTGCGCATCCGCAAGGTCGAGCTCGACGCCACCGCGCGCGGCCGCGCCGCCGCCCGCCTCAAGCGCCAGGACGCGTAG
- a CDS encoding ABC transporter ATP-binding protein, giving the protein MTDTTTGQAGVVTGAPVLEVSGLSVDFGVDGVWVPAAKKLDYSIKAGEVLAIVGESGSGKSASSMAILDLLPKNSRIRGSIKLEGREITGLSQSQMRRVRGNQVAVIFQEPMTALNPVYTVGFQIVETLRIHYGMSPHEAKERALELLDMVELPDPVKAFNSYPHQLSGGQRQRAMIAQSISCDPKLLIADEPTTALDVTVQAEILELLRSLRDRLDSAILLITHDMGVVADLADNIVVMRKGDIVEAGTVEGVFAAPQHPYTIALLDAVPHLGQREDEEIDTTAALAAGTENPDAAFAERIRANERLAAAEHEKSEMDKRAVVVDFDKVSIEYPKHGRVPAFRAATDIDLTIHEGEVVGLVGESGSGKTTLGRAAIGLLPIHSGRLVVAGQDISNAKRDEIRKLHRNVGIVFQDPSSSLNPRLQIADSIGEPLRLAKGLKGADLAKEVDRLLDSVELPRAYRSRFPHELSGGQKQRVGIARALSLKPQVLIADEPTSALDVSVQARVLELMQQLQKEMNFACLFITHDLAVIDVLADRIAVMHHGSLVEVGTRDEILRYPKEAYTQRLLAAVPLPDPEQQRARRALRLELLAAGSDEAAPVNEGLPQEPEPPVAQGL; this is encoded by the coding sequence ATGACCGACACCACCACCGGTCAGGCCGGCGTCGTGACCGGAGCCCCCGTCCTGGAGGTCAGCGGCCTCTCCGTCGACTTCGGCGTCGACGGCGTCTGGGTCCCCGCGGCCAAGAAGCTCGACTACTCGATCAAGGCGGGCGAAGTGCTCGCGATCGTGGGCGAGTCCGGCTCCGGCAAGAGTGCGAGCTCGATGGCGATCCTCGACCTCCTGCCGAAGAACTCGCGCATCCGCGGGTCGATCAAGCTGGAGGGGCGCGAGATCACCGGCCTCTCGCAGTCGCAGATGCGGCGCGTCCGCGGCAACCAGGTCGCCGTGATCTTCCAGGAGCCGATGACGGCGCTCAACCCCGTCTACACCGTCGGCTTCCAGATCGTGGAGACGCTGCGCATCCACTACGGCATGTCGCCGCACGAGGCGAAGGAGCGCGCGCTCGAACTGCTCGACATGGTCGAGCTGCCGGACCCGGTGAAGGCCTTCAACTCCTACCCGCACCAGCTCTCCGGCGGCCAGCGGCAGCGTGCGATGATCGCCCAGTCGATCTCGTGCGACCCGAAGCTGCTCATCGCCGACGAACCGACCACGGCCCTCGACGTCACGGTGCAGGCCGAGATCCTGGAGCTGCTGCGCAGCCTCCGCGACCGGCTCGACAGTGCCATCCTCCTCATCACGCACGACATGGGCGTGGTCGCCGACCTGGCCGACAACATCGTCGTGATGCGCAAGGGCGACATCGTCGAGGCGGGCACCGTGGAGGGCGTCTTCGCGGCTCCGCAGCACCCGTACACGATCGCTCTGCTCGACGCGGTTCCGCACCTCGGCCAGCGTGAGGACGAGGAGATCGACACGACCGCCGCCCTCGCCGCCGGCACCGAGAACCCCGACGCCGCCTTCGCCGAGCGCATCCGCGCCAACGAGCGCCTCGCCGCCGCCGAGCACGAGAAGTCCGAGATGGACAAGCGAGCGGTCGTGGTCGACTTCGACAAGGTCTCGATCGAATATCCGAAGCACGGGCGTGTGCCCGCGTTCCGGGCCGCGACCGACATCGATCTGACCATCCACGAGGGCGAGGTCGTCGGCCTCGTGGGCGAGTCGGGCTCCGGCAAGACCACCCTGGGCCGCGCGGCCATCGGTCTTCTGCCCATCCACTCGGGCAGGCTGGTCGTCGCCGGGCAGGACATCAGCAACGCCAAGCGCGACGAGATCCGCAAGCTGCACCGCAACGTCGGCATCGTCTTCCAGGACCCGTCGTCGTCGCTGAACCCGCGCCTGCAGATCGCCGACTCGATCGGCGAGCCGCTGCGCCTCGCCAAGGGACTCAAGGGCGCCGACCTCGCCAAGGAGGTGGACCGCCTCCTGGACAGCGTCGAGCTTCCCCGCGCGTACCGCAGCCGCTTCCCGCACGAGCTCTCGGGCGGTCAGAAGCAGCGTGTCGGCATCGCCCGCGCCCTGTCGCTGAAGCCGCAGGTGCTCATCGCGGACGAGCCGACCAGTGCGCTGGACGTGTCGGTGCAGGCCCGGGTGCTGGAGCTCATGCAGCAGCTCCAGAAGGAGATGAACTTCGCCTGCCTGTTCATCACCCACGACCTCGCAGTCATCGACGTCCTCGCCGACCGCATCGCGGTGATGCACCACGGCAGCCTGGTCGAGGTCGGCACCCGCGACGAGATCCTCCGCTACCCGAAGGAGGCGTACACCCAGCGCCTCCTCGCCGCGGTGCCGCTCCCGGACCCGGAGCAGCAGCGCGCGCGCCGGGCTCTGCGTCTCGAGCTGCTGGCCGCCGGCTCCGACGAGGCCGCCCCGGTCAACGAGGGTCTGCCGCAGGAGCCCGAGCCGCCGGTGGCGCAGGGCCTGTAA
- a CDS encoding PH domain-containing protein, whose protein sequence is MPYVPSPDREVFVSRFNRVLAVLVWAAAAVLTVGLLVSVHDARLLYVVPCALFALIGWAMLWRPLFVVDRDGLTAVNVTRTVHIPWEALIHVDTKYALTLYTPGRKIPVWSAPAPGTSRTLRATRDETKGRVGRPSVEATVRRPGDLLSTESGAAAEVVRRRWSELQASGAIEAGRAEQAPVTSRWHVATLCGIAVLLAGTVAALLLA, encoded by the coding sequence ATGCCCTACGTCCCCTCCCCCGACCGCGAGGTTTTCGTGTCCCGGTTCAACCGGGTGCTTGCCGTCCTGGTCTGGGCGGCCGCCGCCGTCCTGACCGTCGGGCTGCTGGTGAGCGTCCACGACGCCCGTCTGCTGTACGTCGTTCCGTGCGCGCTGTTCGCGCTCATCGGCTGGGCGATGCTGTGGCGTCCGCTGTTCGTCGTCGACCGCGACGGCCTGACCGCCGTCAACGTGACGCGGACCGTGCACATCCCCTGGGAGGCGCTGATCCATGTCGACACCAAGTACGCGCTGACGCTCTACACCCCGGGCCGGAAGATCCCGGTGTGGTCCGCACCCGCGCCCGGCACCAGCCGGACGCTGCGCGCCACCCGCGACGAGACCAAAGGACGCGTGGGCCGGCCGAGCGTCGAGGCCACGGTGCGCCGTCCCGGCGACCTGCTGTCGACCGAGTCGGGCGCCGCCGCCGAGGTGGTGCGCCGCCGCTGGAGCGAGCTCCAGGCGTCCGGCGCCATCGAGGCGGGCCGCGCCGAACAGGCGCCCGTGACGAGCCGCTGGCACGTGGCGACGCTGTGCGGCATCGCCGTGCTGCTGGCAGGCACGGTCGCCGCCCTGCTCCTGGCCTAG
- a CDS encoding ABC transporter permease translates to MSAPESRIADELEAPSAPPVSQGKLIWKRFLSNKVAVGSAILFILIVLFSVSAIGIGPIHGWWKYSYTELNDQFQQGSPSAEHPFGQDRIGKDYFALTMRGIQNSVLVMIVLGLIASVVGVVVGAIAGYFRGVVDAILMRITDVFIVIPALVIGSVVGHAFGGLGAFFLALMLGFFSWMGIARLVRGEFLSLREREFVEAARVAGASDMRIIFKHILPNAIGVVIVASTLIMASAILLETALSFLGYGIKAPDVSLGLLISSNESAFQTRPWLFWWPAAFIVSLALLVNFVGDGLRDAFDPRHRRFNLRKMREQEPESGEGGDGGPTTGAALAEDVL, encoded by the coding sequence GCGCCCAGCGCGCCGCCCGTCAGCCAGGGCAAGCTCATCTGGAAGCGATTCCTCTCCAACAAGGTCGCCGTCGGCAGCGCCATCCTGTTCATCCTGATCGTGCTCTTCTCCGTCTCGGCGATCGGCATCGGCCCGATCCACGGCTGGTGGAAGTACTCGTACACCGAGCTGAACGACCAGTTCCAGCAGGGCTCGCCCTCGGCGGAGCACCCGTTCGGTCAGGACCGCATCGGCAAGGACTACTTCGCACTCACGATGCGCGGCATCCAGAACTCGGTGCTCGTCATGATCGTCCTCGGCCTCATCGCGAGTGTCGTCGGCGTGGTCGTCGGCGCGATCGCCGGGTACTTCCGCGGCGTCGTCGACGCGATCCTGATGCGCATCACCGATGTGTTCATCGTCATCCCGGCGCTCGTGATCGGCTCCGTGGTCGGCCACGCCTTCGGCGGACTCGGCGCGTTCTTCCTCGCGCTGATGCTCGGCTTCTTCTCCTGGATGGGCATCGCCCGACTGGTCCGGGGCGAGTTCCTCTCCCTGCGCGAGCGCGAGTTCGTCGAGGCGGCCCGTGTGGCCGGCGCGTCGGACATGCGCATCATCTTCAAGCACATCCTGCCGAACGCGATCGGCGTCGTGATCGTCGCGTCGACCCTGATCATGGCCTCGGCCATCCTGCTCGAGACGGCCCTGTCGTTCCTCGGCTACGGCATCAAGGCACCCGACGTGTCACTCGGTCTCCTGATCAGCTCGAACGAGTCCGCGTTCCAGACCCGGCCGTGGCTGTTCTGGTGGCCGGCGGCGTTCATCGTCTCCCTCGCGCTGCTGGTCAACTTCGTCGGCGACGGACTGCGCGACGCGTTCGACCCGCGCCATCGCCGCTTCAACCTGCGCAAGATGCGCGAGCAGGAGCCGGAGTCGGGTGAGGGCGGCGACGGCGGCCCGACGACGGGCGCCGCCCTCGCGGAGGACGTGCTGTGA